One Plasmodium berghei ANKA genome assembly, chromosome: 13 genomic region harbors:
- a CDS encoding serine/threonine kinase-1, putative encodes MNKNVYNNGMNEKYKNKCRTYYYKYYTNQVKNKHMGFSNIYRNNSPNKYYYETPCRDNNNNSNYYRYNMNGNGHGHQIRNKRNRSYESISTSKYKNKYNKKYKGYAVNEHTIRAYNKNGRKRSCSSTKKLHEKDPKHYKVYLEPRYNDDYRNKYIKNYNLSKKRTYYSYKKKIYNDRRYYDTHFGQGNIFYNNEYYLFNDGTTLKRKKMYYGSSYKTESGSYNNTDLDKKNLNKRKIYSNRRDIYTRRDKKISSKDNYNYYYKKKYDRNEGNNYLLKKNSSIIINNKDSPRKDYGKVYKEYDDYKNKTGKNMDYYNYYYNKIKKNNNISYNYSNNKISRKRRYIIDSKGDNSKIKKFNKGDSTCEQSLTEQSRGSSYYSKVKKKKYKESKNRISSDNDSRRGMSKSRGNSDSYESSYENDNKTKKGNKRHRTETSKSSSSNESMRKQKKKKVNVNNNYSDDEIVHFSWEKGMILNDHYKVMRKMGDGTFGRVLLCQHIVNKKYYAVKVVRNVKKYTKSAKIEADILKKIQSNDIKNNNIVRYHGKFMYHDHMCLIFEPLGPSLYEIITKNDYNGFHIEDIKLYCIEILKALHYLRKLKLTHTDLKPENILLDDPHFEKKIVTVKRVTDGKKIQIYRSKSKGIKIIDFGCATFKTDYHGSIINTRQYRAPEVILNLGWDVSSDMWSFGCILAELYTGNLLFKTHEHLEHLALMENIIEPIPKKMLYEATKTNGYKYIDKNDLKLAWPENASSIDSIKHVKKSLPLYKIIKHDLFCDFLYTILRIDPTLRASPVDLLKHEFLAGNYEDF; translated from the coding sequence atgaacaaaaatgTATACAATAACGGTatgaatgaaaaatataaaaataaatgtagaACATATtactataaatattatacaaatcaagtaaaaaataaacacaTGGGGTtctcaaatatatatagaaacaATAGTCCcaacaaatattattacgAGACACCATGTcgtgataataataataatagtaattaCTATAGATATAACATGAATGGTAATGGGCATGGGCACCAAATACGAAACAAAAGAAATCGAAGTTATGAAAGTATAAGTACTtcgaaatataaaaataaatataacaaaaaatataaagggTATGCTGTAAATGAACATACAATAAGAgcttataataaaaatggacGAAAAAGGAGTTGTTCTTCGACAAAAAAGTTACATGAAAAAGATCCAAAACATTATAAAGTGTATTTAGAACCAAGATATAATGACGATTAtcgaaataaatatataaaaaattataatttatcaaaaaaaagaacaTATTATtcctataaaaaaaaaatatataatgatagACGATATTATGACACGCATTTTGGCCaaggaaatatattttataataatgaatattatttatttaatgatGGTACTAcattaaaaagaaaaaaaatgtattatgGAAGTAGTTATAAAACTGAATCAGGAagttataataatactgatttagacaaaaaaaatttgaacaaaagaaaaatttattcaaaCAGACGTGACATTTATACTAGAcgtgataaaaaaattagtagtaaagataattataattattattataagaaaaaatatgataggAATGAAggaaataattatttattaaaaaaaaatagcagtattattataaataataaagattCGCCAAGAAAAGATTATGGAAAAGTCTATAAAGAATATGatgattataaaaataaaacgggtaaaaatatggattattataattattattataataaaataaaaaaaaataataatatatcttataattatagtaataataaaataagtagaaaaagaagatatattattgataGTAAAGGCGATAATAGTAAAATCAAGAAATTTAATAAAGGGGATAGTACATGCGAACAGAGTTTAACTGAACAATCTAGGGGAAGTAGTTATTATAGTAAagtgaaaaagaaaaaatataaagaatcAAAAAATCGAATTAGTAGTGATAATGATAGCAGGAGGGGGATGAGTAAATCTCGAGGAAATAGTGATTCGTATGAATCGAgttatgaaaatgataataaaacaaaaaaagggAATAAAAGGCATAGAACGGAAACATCTAAAAGTAGTAGTAGCAATGAAAGTATgcgaaaacaaaaaaaaaaaaaagtgaatgttaataataattattctGATGATGAAATTGTTCATTTCAGTTGGGAAAAAGGGATGATTTTAAATGATCATTATAAAGTTATGAGAAAAATGGGCGATGGAACATTTGGAAGAGTTTTGTTATGTCAGCATATtgttaacaaaaaatattatgctGTAAAAGTTGTTCGAAacgtaaaaaaatatacaaaatcaGCTAAAATCGAAGctgatatattaaaaaaaattcaaagcaatgatataaaaaataataatatagttAGATATCATGGTAAATTTATGTATCATGATCATATGTGCTTAATATTCGAACCTTTAGGGCCATCCCTTTATGAAATAATcacaaaaaatgattataatGGTTTTCATATTgaagatataaaattatattgtattgaaattttaaaagcattacattatttaagaaaattaaaattaacacACACAGATTTAAAAcctgaaaatattttattagatGATCCacattttgaaaaaaaaatagtaactGTTAAAAGAGTTACagatggaaaaaaaattcaaatatatcGATCTAAATCTaaaggaataaaaataattgattTTGGATGTGCCACATTTAAAACTGATTATCATGGATCTATAATTAATACTAGACAATATAGAGCCCCAGAagttatattaaatttaggTTGGGATGTATCTAGCGATATGTGGAGTTTTGGTTGTATATTAGCAGAATTATATACTggtaatttattatttaaaactCATGAACATTTAGAACATTTAGCACTtatggaaaatattatagaaCCTATAcctaaaaaaatgttatatgaAGCTACAAAAACTAATGgctataaatatatagataaaaatgatttaaaattaGCTTGGCCTGAAAATGCATCAAGTATAGATTCAATTAAGCATGTCAAAAAATCTCTTcctttatataaaattattaaacatgatttattttgtgaCTTTCTATATACTATATTACGAATTGATCCAACTCTTCGGGCTTCCCCGGTTGATTTATTGAAACATGAATTTTTAGCGGGGAATTATGAGGATTTTTAA
- a CDS encoding RNA-binding protein, putative, which translates to MTDIQIQNQNNNLGTNKKEFDHRFDDKPLRILCVKNIPKETTENELLELFKPFGSIENINLKVNKNVGPYAIYAHVYFSSPEEAKRCLKQMNGKILNGRALRIDYKKNHAKLGDGEEDNNNYNNMGNNNLNNNNKFHKKTNRTNQVYNNQLYNNRYVNNNKRPMRNGFIIGDGLINQHETDINYSREYEPNKRMRMGNFNDPPNINNINNDADLNKLLREYENKKDSNNNEVENIIQTLINGMTHKMPRVKLFLCDHLRKCVQHVFNRPCINITNNNNLNNLTNLNNIPFPGPNHEHKNNIISNLQNYQSINEFEKEKIYNNSNTILWKGVLEMKNKDSLSINAYGLNGDVNNFLNNNIKNIIISHRKKMKNLPKIEAIYHFEIQNEKDINIFESYKNYFNNKDRVGLASANENWHFYIIFPGTPIFNEILNANNNIQTNFNNTFIGVVSYNPQILERNIPRKINPSHDDAPIINTPPPTNNNNNSNNNNNFPNNFPNNTEEHKNSESEINTNDQTENDDNKNELPNWLNQFSSLAAYLVKK; encoded by the exons ATGACTGATATACAAATacaaaatcaaaataataatttgggtactaataaaaaagaatttgACCATAGATTTGATGATAAACCGTTAAGAATCTTATGTGTAAAAAACATACCAAAAGAGACAACCgaaaatgaattattagAATTGTTTAAACCGTTTGGTTccatagaaaatataaatcttAAAGtcaataaaaatgttgGGCCATATGCTATTTATGCACATGTTTATTTTAGTTCTCCGGAGGAGGCTAAAAGATGTCTAAAGCAAATGAATGGAAAAATTTTAA ATGGTCGAGCTTTAAGAATtgattacaaaaaaaatcatgCAAAATTAGGTGATGGAGAagaagataataataattataataatatgggAAACAATAACCtgaataacaataataaatttcatAAAAAGACGAATCGAACAAATCAAGTTTATAACAATCAGCTTTACAATAATCGttatgttaataataataaacgCCCCATGCGAAAT GGATTTATAATAGGAGATGGATTGATCAACCAACATGAAACAGACATAAATTATTCTAGAGAGTATGAA CCAAACAAAAGAATGCGTATGGGAAATTTCAATGACCCCCCAAATATAAAcaacataaataatgatgCAGATTTAAATAAACTATTAAgagaatatgaaaataaaaaagactcaaataataatgaagttgaaaatattatccaAACATTGATTAATGGAATGACACATAAAATGCCAAGagtaaaattatttttgtgtGATCATTTGAGAAAATGTGTTCAGCATGTTTTTAATAGGCcttgtataaatataacaaataataataatttaaacaaCTTAACCAATTTAAATAACATTCCTTTTCCTGGGCCTAACCATGAacataaaaacaatattatatcgaatttacaaaattatcAAAGTATTAACGaatttgaaaaagaaaaaatatacaacaATAGTAATACCATTTTGTGGAAAGGAGTTCTtgaaatgaaaaacaaaGACAGCTTAAGCATTAATGCATATGGATTAAATGGTGATGTAAATAATTtcttaaataataatataaaaaatataataattagccacagaaaaaaaatgaaaaatttacCGAAAATTGAAGCcatttatcattttgaaatacaaaatgaaaaagatataaatatttttgaatcatataaaaattattttaataataaagatagAGTTGGTTTAGCATCAGCAAATGAAAATTggcatttttatattatattccCTGGGACACCAATATTTAATGAAATTCTAAATgccaataataatattcaaaCAAATTTCAATAACACCTTTATAGGCGTTGTATCATATAATCCTCAAATATTAGAAAGAAATATTccaagaaaaataaatcctTCCCACGATGATGCGCCAATTATTAACACGCCTCCTCctactaataataataacaatagtaataataataacaattttcCAAACAACTTTCCAAACAATACTGAAgaacataaaaatagtgaGTCCGAAATAAATACCAATGATCAAActgaaaatgatgataataaaaatgagtTACCAAATTGGCTGAATCAATTTAGCTCTCTAGCAGCATATCTtgtcaaaaaataa
- a CDS encoding ATP-dependent RNA helicase DDX5, putative, protein MKGFNNFQNRSNNNYQSYGGGSHGNHQGYHSGRQNHGNNSGYNNNSNTLGKNLNPIDWTNIKLVPFEKNFYKEHDDIRKLSSKEVKEIRDKHRITILGGDNIPNPVELINKVGFPDYVLKSLRNNNIVSPTPIQIQGWPIALSGKDMIGKAETGSGKTLAFILPAFVHILAQPSLKHGDGPIVLVLAPTRELAEQIRQECIKFSVESKIRNTCAYGGVPKGGQIYALRQGVHILIACPGRLIDLLEQNATNLRRVTYLVLDEADKMLDMGFEMQIRKIVEQIRPDRQTLMWSATWPKEVQSLARDLCKDQPIHVNVGSLTLTACRRIKQEIYLIEEHEKLGNLKSLLQRIFKENDRIIVFVETKRSADFITKALRLEGMPALCIHGDKKQDERRWVLNDFKTGKSPILIATDVASRGLDIKNVKFVINYDFPNQIEDYVHRIGRTGRAGAHGASFTFLTSDKYRLAKELVKILRESEQPIPPQLEKISFSTGNSQRRNPYYSSGRSGYNSNNIPVRGGNKYY, encoded by the exons atgaaaggttttaataattttcaaaatcgatcaaataataattatcaGAGCTATGGTGGAGGCTCACATGGAAATCATCAAGGCTATCATTCAGGAAGACAAAATCATGGAAATAATTCGggttataataataattcaaacACACTtggaaaaaatttaaatccAATTGATTGGactaatattaaattagtaccatttgaaaaaaatttttataaagaaCACGATGATATTCGTAAATTGTCATCAAAAGAGGTAAAAGAAATCAGAGATAAGCATAGAATTACTATATTAGGTGGCGATAATATACCAAATCCTGTtgaattaattaataaagtTGGTTTTCCTGATTATGTATTAAAATCtttaagaaataataatattgtttcTCCTACCCCTATACAAATACAAGGTTGGCCTATAGCTTTATCAGGTAAAGATATGATTGGTAAAGCTGAAACGGGTAGTGGTAAAACGCttgcttttattttaccTGCATTCGTTCATATATTAGCTCAACCAAGTTTAAAACATGGGGATGGACCAATTGTTTTAGTATTAGCACCTACTAGAGAATTAGCTGAACAAATCAGACAAGAATGTATTAAATTTTCAGTAGAATCTAAAATTAGAAATACTTGTGCATATGGTGGAGTGCCAAAAGGTGGACAAATTTATGCCTTAAGACAAGGCGTACATATCTTAATTGCTTGTCCAGGACGTTTAATTGATTTATTAGAACAAAATGCAACTAATTTAAGAAGAGTTACATACTTAGTTTTAGATGAAGCTGATAAAATGTTAGATATGGGTTTTGAAATGcaaattagaaaaattgTTGAACAAATTAGGCCAGATAGACAAACATTAATGTGGTCCGCTACTTGGCCAAAAGAAGTACAATCACTAGCTAGAGATTTGTGTAAAGATCAACCAATACATGTAAATGTTGGTTCGCTAACTTTAACAGCATGCCGTAGAATTAAACAAGAAATTTATCTTATTGAG gAACATGAAAAATTGGGAAATCTAAAATCATTACTACAAAGAATATTCAAGGAAAATGATAGGATAATTGTTTTTGTGGAAACAAAAAGaa GCGCTGATTTTATAACAAAGGCTTTACGATTAGAGGGAATGCCAGCATTATGTATACATGGAGATAAAAAACAAGATGAAAGAAGATGGGTTTTAAATGATTTTAAAACAGGAAAAAGCCCAATTTTAATAGCAACAGATGTTGCATCAAGAGGTCttgatattaaaaatgtaaaatttgtaataaattatgattTTCCTAATCAAATTGAAGATTATGTTCACAGAATTGGTAGAACAGGAAGAGCAGGCGCGCATGGTGCCtcttttacatttttaacatCTGATAAGTATAGATTAGCTAAAGAATtagttaaaatattaagaGAATCTGAACAACCTATACCACCAcaattagaaaaaatatcattttcaaCGGGTAACAGTCAAAGAAGAAACCCTTATTATAGTTCTGGACGTTCAGGATACAATTCTAACAATATTCCAGTAAGAGGcggaaataaatattactaA